A region from the Sebastes umbrosus isolate fSebUmb1 chromosome 18, fSebUmb1.pri, whole genome shotgun sequence genome encodes:
- the LOC119476994 gene encoding histone deacetylase 2-like: MAKVMEMYQPSAVVLQCGADSLSGDRLGCFNLTIRGHAKCVEYIKSFNLPMLMLGGGGYTIRNVARCWTYETAVALDTDIPDELPYNDYFEYFGPDFKLHISPSNMTNQNTQEYMDKIKQRLFENLRMLPHAPGVQMQAIPEDAIPDDTVDEDTEDPDKRLSIRATDKRIACDEEFSDSEDEGEGGRKNVANHKKGAKRPRVDEDKKEGEEKKTEIKEEEKTKDIGAEKTESKSSVKTEQTSSA; encoded by the exons ATGGCCAAGGTGATGGAGATGTACCAGCCCAGTGCTGTGGTTCTTCAGTGCGGTGCAGACTCTCTCTCAGGAGACCGCCTCGGCTGCTTTAACCTCACCATACGCG GCCATGCCAAGTGTGTGGAGTACATCAAGTCCTTCAACCTCCCGATGCTCATGCTGGGCGGAGGAGGATACACCATCCGCAACGTGGCTCGCTGCTGGACCTACGAGACCGCTGTAGCTCTGGACACAGACATCCCCGACG AACTGCCATACAATGACTACTTTGAGTACTTTGGGCCTGACTTCAAGCTGCACATCAGCCCCTCCAACATGACCAACCAGAACACACAGGAGTACATGGACAAGATCAA GCAGCGACTGTTTGAGAACCTGCGGATGCTGCCTCATGCTCCTGGAGTGCAGATGCAGGCCATCCCGGAGGACGCAATCCCGGACGACACCGTGGACGAGGACACGGAGGATCCTGACAAACGCTTGTCCA TTCGTGCCACGGACAAGAGGATAGCCTGTGATGAAGAGTTCTCCGACTCTGAGGACGAGGGGGAGGGAGGCAGGAAGAACGTGGCCAATCACAAGAAGGGTGCAAAAAGGCCCCGAGTGGACGAAGAcaagaaggaaggagaggagaagaagaccg AgataaaagaggaagagaaaacaaaggacATCGGCGCTGAGAAGACTGAGTCTAAAAG CAGTGTGAAGACTGAGCAGACCAGCAGTGCctga
- the LOC119476991 gene encoding putative leucine-rich repeat-containing protein DDB_G0290503 yields MGQTLTLPSSSNLKAEIDELLKSEEAWAAKFNAIKELSENVSGIEQSWESKIHQLEDDNKVLTDKLDLAENDKKMEAELQEKISQLETQLDQKNSKILDLSKQTVCLSEWLTETRKKLLDKRDELGDCEETWEGKYREQKIYFYKVQDEKDDFYMTTIKRISGDKEKLQDKFNEDLAESDQSWINAVKRMDDETTLLEDICLDMKKKMRGFFSFSRTEDRGKWLQELKSKMREKLKKEEEQEAEVEQRAQRDEAEKKKEPEKKEKGFFRWILRKRKRKSDCANQVEEEAAGCSASAACDSQVEEAAGCSASAACDSQVEEAAGCAAWVGQQ; encoded by the exons atGGGACAAACGTTAACCTTACCAAGCTCTTCGAACCTGAAGGCCGAAATAGATGAACTCCTAAAGAGCGAAGAAGCCTGGGCGGCAAAATTCAACGCTATTAAGGAGCTCTCAGAAAACGTTTCCGGGATAGAACAGAGCTGGGAGAGTAAAATACATCAGTTGGAGGACGACAACAAGGTCCTCACGGACAAGTTGGACCTCGCTGAGAACGACAAGAAAATGGAGGCTGAACTCCAGGAGAAGATTAGCCAGTTGGAGACACAGCTCGACCAGAAGAACTCCAAAATCCTAGATCTCAGCAAGCAGACGGTGTGTCTCTCTGAGTGGCTCACTGAGACTAGAAAAAAGCTGTTGGACAAACGAGATGAACTTGGAGACTGCGAAGAAACCTGGGAGGGCAAATACAGGGAACAGAAAATCTATTTCTATAAGGTCCAGGATGAGAAAGACGACTTCTACATGACCACGATCAAACGGATTTCGGGCGACAAGGAGAAACTTCAGGACAAGTTCAACGAGGACCTGGCGGAGAGTGACCAGAGCTGGATAAACGCAGTCAAACGGATGGACGATGAGACGACGCTTCTGGAGGATATCTGTCtggacatgaagaagaagatgagaggatTCTTTTCTTTCAGTAGGACGGAGGATCGAGGGAAATGGTTACAGGAGTTGAAAAGCAAAATGCGTGAGAAgttgaagaaagaggaggagcaggaagctgAGGTGGAACAGAGAGCGCAGCGGGATGAGGCGGAGAAAAAGAAGGAGCCGGAGAAGAAGGAAAAGGGCTTTTTTCGCTGGATTTTacgaaagagaaagagaaagagtgacTGTGCCAATCAGGTAGAagaggag gctgctggctgttcagcttcTGCAGCCTGTGACAGTCAGGTagaggaggctgctggctgttcagcttcTGCAGCCTGTGACAGTCAGGTagaggaggctgctggctgtGCAGCTTGGGTTGGACAACAAtag